From Halorientalis litorea:
ATCGTGGAGCGTCACAGCGGGTCGAACGCGGCGGACCTGAGCGTAAACGGCGAAATCGGAATCAAAATCGTCGGTGAGGTCCGTCGGTCGACAGTCGACCAAATGAACAACACACTGTCGCTGCTGTCCGGGCTGTATCGTTTCGTCGCGGTGTACTGGTTGGAACCCTCGGCGGAAACGTCCGACTACCGACGGACTATCGAGCGGATGGCGTTGAGAAACGACCTCGGGCTCAAAGGTATCAGATTCGTTACTGGTGAGTACACAGACGACGAGCGTACAGCCGACTCCTCGACCCGGATTATCCGACCGCTGACGGCTTGCCTGAGCGTTTTCCTCGCGCTGGTTCTAGTCGGCATCGGGCTTCTCGTCCGAACGCTGTCGTTCATCACTGGCCCGTTCTGGCTGTTGCTCGTCGGTACTGCCATGGTCTTTTTCTACGCGCTCGTGTTCGCGGCGGTGTTGTAGAGTATTGTAAAACGGACGAGACGGAGGTAGCGCGCCGGCGGTGTTCCGTACACTCTCCGTGTCCCCGGAACGGACGCGTCAGCACGACGGCCGCTGTTTCGAGCCGCCAACACCCGGGCCACACGAACAGTCCCGACGGACGAACATTAGTCTGTGAGAACAACTCGCACAACTTCTATGAGCGGGCCACGTGAGGGTGTTGTATGGTCGTGGATATCGACGACATCGACACGGTGGCAGTCATCGGCGCGGGTGAGATGGGACGCGGCATCGGTGCCGTCGCCGCGCTCGCGGGCTACGAGACGGCGGTCAACGACATCGACGAGGACCAACTCGCCGACGCCAGAGAGCAGGTCGAGTGGTCCTACGACAAGACCGTCGAGAACGGTGCGGCGACACGGGAGGAAGTCGAGGCCGCCCGCGACCGCCTCACCTTCACCACCGACTTCGACGCCGCCGTCGGGGACGCCGACTTCGTGACGGAGGCGGCCGTCGAACAGCAGGCCGTCAAGGAGGATATTTTCGCGGACCTCGACGAGACGGCCCCCGAGGAGGCAATTCTCGCCACCAACACCTCCGGGCTGAACATCACGCAACTGGCCGAGTCGACCGACCGCCCCGCACAGGTCATCGGCACCCACTGGTTCAACCCGCCGATGCTGATGGAACTGGTGGAGGTCATCATGACCGAACACGCGCCCGAGAGTGTCGGCGACACCGGCGAGGCCCTCATCGAGTCGTTCGGGAAGACGCCCATCCGGTGCAAAATCGACATCCCTTCGTTCATCGTCAACCGGCTGATGCGACCCTACGGCGAAGCTCCGGCGTGGATGGTCTACCGCGGCGAGTACTCCATCACGGAACTGGACTCGGCGATGAAGTACAAGGAAGGGTTCCCGATGGGGCCGTTCGAGTTGGCCGACTACACCGGCGGCATCCAGATTCGCGTCGAGGGCGAAGGGGACCACCTCGAAGACGACCGGCCGATGGCCTACGACACCGAGGTCTGCCCCCTGCTCCACCAACTCTACGAGAAGGGTCGCTACGGCCGGAAGGCCGACGCCGGGTACTACGAGTACGACGAACGCGACGAGCCACAGATTCCGGTCGACGCCGGACAGGGCGTCGACACGCTGGAGGTGTGGGCACCCATCGTCAACGAGGCGGCCAAGATGGTGCAAAACGACGTGGCGACCGTCGAAGATGTCGACACCGGCGCGCGTCTCGGCGGCAACTGGCCGATGGGACCGCTGGAGAAGGCCGACGAAGTGGGCGCGGATGCGGTGCTACAGACGCTGACCGACGTGGCCAGCAGGCAGAACGACACGAACAAACTCGCGGAGAACCTCCCGTGTGACCTCCTCGTCGAGAAGGCCACGACGGGCGAGACGTTCTACTGAGCGGGAACCTGCCGTCTAGCCCCCGCGTAACACGCTCGTGAGGCCGGCCGCTTCGGCACCGACCCACGCCACGAAGACGGCGTAGGCGGCGAGCAACACGTAGGACTCGGCGGAACTCATCGAGAGGTCGGTGCGCAGGACGGTAAAGAGGAGGATGGTCGCCACCGTCAACACGCCCATCATCGGGGCGGCGACGGCGAAGTCGACGGCCACGCTCCCGGCGATGAGGACGCCGACGGGGACGGCGACCAGCAAGTCGAACGTGTTCGAGCCGAGGACGTTGCCCAGACTCGTCACACTCTTACCGGTCCGGGCCGCGCGGACGCTGATGAGCGTGTCGGGGAGGCTGGTCGCCGCCGCGACGACGACGGCACCCGCGAGGAACACGGGGATGCCGAACGTCCCGGTCAGACTTTCGACGGCCCCGACGAGTTGCTCGACGGCGACGAGGATGACGGCGAGGCCGCCGAGGAGTTTCAGCCACTCACGCCGCACGTCGACAGTGCCCACGTCGTCGCTCTCGTAGTCGCTCACATCCTGCCACTGGATGAAGACGTACAGCCCGTAGAGCAGGACCGGGATGAGGGCGAGCGGGCGCGTTATCGTCCCGCGCAGGCTCTCCCCCTCGGTGGGGAAGTAGATGACCGCGAGCGCGAATGTGATGAGGAGCGCGGAGACGGCTATCATGTAGAACTGGGCTTCCTTGTAGACCAGCGTGCGGTTCGCCTCGACGGCGTCGTCGGTCATGATACCCGCCAGCGCGGGGATGACGAGGACGTTGAAGATGGCCGACCCGACGATAGCACCCACGCCCATGTCGAACACGCCCGCGAGGGCGGTGAAGACGACGCTCGCCAACTCGGGGAAACTCGACCCGACGGCGACGACGAGAGACCCCTGCACGACGGCCGGGAGACCGTAGTGTCGAGAGAGGTTCTCTGCGGCCGATTCGAGCCATCCGCTCCCGACCCAGACGAACGCCGTCGCGACGACGATGACGGCGACGTTCGCCAGCGGCGTGTCCGGCACGACACCACCGAGTACCATCGTACCGGGTGCAACCCGGCGAGAGCCGAAATGTGTTCCCCTCCCGAACCGACCGGCGGAACCTATACCTCCCTCGCGCCAGTGTTCCCGTAGATGCGCGCTGTTCGATACCACGACGCAGGCGGACCGGACGAGTTGACACTCGAAGAGATACCGCGCCCGGACCCCGGCCCCGGCGACGTACTCGTCGACGTCCGCGCGGCGAGCGTCAATCCCGTCGACGCGAAGTACCACGAGTGGGGCGTTCCGACGATGCCCAAGACCACCGGGTCGGACCTCGCGGGCGTCGTCGACGCCGTGGGCGAGGACGTGGACGCCTTCGCCGAGGGCGACCGGGTGTTCGCGACCGGGCTGCACGTCGACCGTTTCTCCGGTGGGTCGTTCGCCGACTCCGCCGCCGTCCCGACGGACCTGCTGGCGACACTACCCGACGGCGTCTCCTTCGAGGCGGGGGCGGCCGTCGCACTGGCCGGCGTCACCGCGTGGCGGGCCTTCGTCGACCACGCCGGCCTCGAACCGGGGAGTACGGCGTTCGTCCACGGCGGCAACGGCGGCGTCGGTCACGTCGCGGTCGGACTGGCCGACGCACTCGGCGCGACGCCCGTCGCCACGGCACGGCCCGAACACCACGACGTGGTTCGGACGTTCGGGGCCGAGACGGTGCTGGACTACACCCGCGACGACTTGCTCGCGGCCGCCCGCGAGGCGACGGGCGGCGCGGACGCGGTCCTCGACCACCGACCCGGCGACTACTACGAGTTCGACGCCGAGGTTTCGGCCTACGGCGGCCACGTCGTCGTCATCGCCGGGACGGAGGCGGCCCTCTCGGACGCGGGGGCGGCGCGCTCGAAGGAACTCGCCCTCCACATGATGAGCATGTCGAACCTCGCGGCCCGGCCCGACACGCCGAACATCGGACCGATTCTCGCCCGACTGGGCCGCCTGCTCGCCGACGGCCGCCTCGACGTGACCGTCGACCGGACGTACTCCCTCGAAGAGGCCGCGGACGCCCACCGTGCGGTGATGGAGGAGAGTATCGTCGGGAAAATCGTCGTCGTCCCGTAGCGGCCGGGACCGCCCCGACCGTGCTAGGCAGACACTATCATAATGAAAGTCCATGAAATTTATGTGGGTGCGAGCCTGAGCGGTGTGTACGGACAGAGACAGTCCGTGAGTACCATGACAGAACGGCTGCAGACAGACGACGACGGACGACTTGACCCGATGGTTCCGGAGATGCCCACGCGCCGCGTCCAGACTGACGGTGGACGCGCCCACAGTACGTCGATAGCCCCGAAACTGGTACTCACGGAAGCCGACGCCCCCCTCGTCCCCGACCTCTCGTAGGTCGGCGGCGGTTTCTCCCGATTTCCCGTCCGCAGAGCGGACGCGCCGCCCGATACCCGCATTCGAGCGGCGGTGCTGTCGGTCCTGTACGGCTGAAAAATCGAGATGACTACACGGACCAGTCGCGGAGACGGCTACGCCTCGTCGCCGCCGTCGGTCAGCACTTCGACGTCGTCTCCCGCCTCCTCCGTGGCGAACGACGGCAACTCGTCGTCGCTCTCCGCCTCTTCCTCGTCGTGGTCACGCGTCCAGTCGGTGTCGAACCCGTGTGAATGGCACATGTTCTCACACCTCACTGGGACCGCAGGACTGGATTCGGATAAATCCTCGGTGGTCACCGACCCCGGCCGATAGTGCCGGTGGCCGTGCTGTTATGTAACACGGGCCACGATGAGGTGTATGGACGAGACACGGGTGGGCGACCTCATGACGTCGCCGATGCTGACGATTGGGATGGACGACAACGCGGCAGATGTCGGGCACGCGATGCGCGAGCAAGGCATCAAATCCGTCGTCGCCATCGACGAGGACTGTTCGCCCACGGGCATCGTCACCTCGACTGACTTCGTGGCGATGGCCGCCGACGACCGGCGACCGAGCGAGACGCCGGTCGGCGAGTACGCGACGACGGACGTGGTCACCGTCGACGCGGACGACCCGGTGTCCGGTGTCGCCGCCCGGATGCGCGAGAACGACATCAACCACCTCCCCGTCATGGACGACGGACAGGTGGCCGGTATCCTGACGACGACGGACCTCACCGAGTGGTTCGCCGACCCGCCGCAGGCCACGGGCGACTGACTGCACGAGCGACCACACGCTGATAGTTCCCGCGGCCGAACGACCGGCATGAGTGTTCCCGACGCCGTCGCCGACCGCATCGCCGGAGTCGCGCTCCCGGCCAACCTCGCAACCTCGGTCAACGACCGCCCGCACGTCGCGCCGGTCTGGTACGACTACGCCGACGGCCACCTGCACATCCTGACCGGCGGGCAGAAACTCGACAACGTCCGCGCGAACCCGCGCGTCGCCGCCGCTATCGAACACACCGACGGGGAACACTGGCTGGTCACGCTCCGGGGCACGGCTACCGTCGTCGCGGACGAGGACCGAACCGAGGCCGTGGCGCGTCGCATCTTCGAGACGTACACGGGTGACCCCGAAGCCGCGGCGTACCGGACGGAGGACGGCGACCCGGAGGGCAGTCTCGTCGACGTGCGCATCGGGTCGGCTTCGCTCCGGACGTTCTGACCCGGACGTACAATAGCGTGGCCCCCCTACGAGTCGTCGATGCCAACCGTCGAGTTCGCGGGCGAGGAAATCGAGTGCGACCACGGGGCGGTCCTGCGCGACGTGTTACTCGGAGCCGACGCGCCAGTCCACAACGGCCCCCGCGCGCTGTCCTGCCACGGCCTCGGGAGTTGCGGCACCTGTGCAGTCGAAATCGAGGGCGACGCGGGTGTGGTGACGACCCGCGAACGCCTCCGCCTCTCGGTCCCACCGCACTCGCCCGACAGTGCCCTCCGACTGGCCTGCCGGGTCCGCGTGACGGACGACCTCACCGTGACCAAACACGGTGGTTTCTGGGGAACTGACACCGACTGACCGGGGCCACACACTCAAGTAGTCGCGCCCGGTCTGTACGCCCCAGATGTACGAGGACGTTCAGTACGAGGTCGCAGACGGTATCGCCACTATCACCATCGACCGCCCGGACGTGCTCAACGCCTTCCGGGGCGAGACGCTGTTGGAACTGAACGAGGCACTCCGCGACGCCCGCGAGGACGACTCGGTGTACGTCATCGTCCTGACCGGCGCGGACGGCGCGTTCTGTGCCGGGGCCGACGTGACCGAGATGCCCGACTGGGGCGACCAGCCCAAAGAGGAGTACGCGGGGTATCTCTGGACCGTCCAGAACGTCGTGCGCCAGTTGCGGGAGACGAGCAAGCCCAGCATCGCGGCGGTGCCCGGTCCGGCCATCGGTGCCGGCTGTGACTTCGCGCTGGCCTGTGACATGCGCGTGGTCGGCCCGGAGGGACTGTTCCGCGAGGGGTTCGTCCGCGTCGGCCTCGTCCCCGGCGACGGCGGCGCGTGGTTGCTCCCGCGGCTCATCGGCGAGTCGGCGGCGAAGAAGTACCTGCTCACGGGCCGCGACATCGACCCCGCGGACGCCGTCGAGTTGGGACTCGCCGTCGAGGAGGCCGAGAACCCGCTGGCGGCCGCGACGGACCTCGCCGAGGAACTGCTCGCCCTCCCCGCGACGGCCGTGCGGCGGACGAACGACCTCGTGGACTCCGAGCGCGGCTTCGAGGACTACTGCGAGCGCGCCATCGCCTACCAGTGGGAGTGTGTCACCGACCCCGAACACCACGAGGCCGTCGCCGCGTTCAACGAGAACCGGGACCCCGAGTACGACCGCGACTACTGAGGGATTTTAGTCGGTGCCGGTCGGACGGGTGACCGATGCCCTCGCGCCGACAGGCACTCCGACTCGCCGGTGCCGGTCTCACGACGGCCCTCGCGGGGTGTGCCGCCCGCCCGCCGCGGGCCGCACACGAGTTCGAACCGCTCGCGGACACCGCACTCGACACCGAGGCATTCGCACAGTTTCAGGGCGGCCTCCGCAACCACGGGTACGTCGAGGCGACCGTTCCCGACGCGGTGACGGTGGACTGGTCGCTTCCGGTCAACCGCGGCGACCACACCGCCGCTAAGTCCACGCCCGTCGCCACGCCCGACGGCGACGTTCTCGTCGCGGCCGACACCGGTGACCTCCGGCGCGTGACGCCCGACGGCGAGGTGGTCTGGAGGAGTTCGGTCGACCCGACGACCCGCGGCATCCACGGCACGCCCGCCGTCGCCAACGGGAGTGCCTACGTGGGTGCCTACGACGGCGCGCTGTACGCCTTCGACCTCGAAACCGGCCGACGGCAGTGGCGCGCAGAACTAGGCGACGCCATCGGGTCCAGCCCCGTCTACTACAACGGGTACTGCTACATCGCCGTCGAGTACTACGACCCCAGCGGGAGCGTCGCGGCCGTCGACGCCCGGACCGGCGACGTGGCGTGGTACGACGGCCGTCCGACCAACCACCCCCACTCGACCATCGGCATCGACCGCGAGGCGGGCCGTCTCGTCGTCGGGGCCAACGACGGCGTCTGCTACGGATGGACCTTCCCCGAGATGGAACGGGCGTGGACGTTCGAGACGGACGGCGAAATCAAGGGACCGGTCGCCCTCACCGACGGCCTCGCCGTCTTCGGGTCGTGGGACGACACGGTGTACGCGGTGGCCCTCGACGACGGGCGCGAGGTGTGGACCTTCGAACCCGGGTCGGACGTGATGACCGGGCCGGCTATCGCCCCCGACGGCACCGTCTACGTCGGGAGCCACGACAGCCGAATATATGCCCTCGACGGCACGAACGGCGAGGAGCGGTGGCAGTTCGACACGGACGGGTACGTCATCGGGTCGCTCACGGCGACGCCGGATACCGTCCTCGCGGGGTCGTGGGACGGCACGATGTACGCCGTCGACGCCGACACCGGTCGGGCACGGTGGCTGGCGAACGGGCACGGCCACGCCACGAGTGCAGTGCTGGTCCGCGAGGACGCGCTCTACTACGCCGAACGCGCCACCGAGGACCGACCGGGCAACTGCTACCGGCTGGTCCCGGCCTGAGCATCGCAACTGTCTTGCCCGCCGGTTGG
This genomic window contains:
- a CDS encoding 3-hydroxyacyl-CoA dehydrogenase, translating into MVVDIDDIDTVAVIGAGEMGRGIGAVAALAGYETAVNDIDEDQLADAREQVEWSYDKTVENGAATREEVEAARDRLTFTTDFDAAVGDADFVTEAAVEQQAVKEDIFADLDETAPEEAILATNTSGLNITQLAESTDRPAQVIGTHWFNPPMLMELVEVIMTEHAPESVGDTGEALIESFGKTPIRCKIDIPSFIVNRLMRPYGEAPAWMVYRGEYSITELDSAMKYKEGFPMGPFELADYTGGIQIRVEGEGDHLEDDRPMAYDTEVCPLLHQLYEKGRYGRKADAGYYEYDERDEPQIPVDAGQGVDTLEVWAPIVNEAAKMVQNDVATVEDVDTGARLGGNWPMGPLEKADEVGADAVLQTLTDVASRQNDTNKLAENLPCDLLVEKATTGETFY
- a CDS encoding 2Fe-2S iron-sulfur cluster-binding protein, whose product is MPTVEFAGEEIECDHGAVLRDVLLGADAPVHNGPRALSCHGLGSCGTCAVEIEGDAGVVTTRERLRLSVPPHSPDSALRLACRVRVTDDLTVTKHGGFWGTDTD
- a CDS encoding outer membrane protein assembly factor BamB family protein, producing MPSRRQALRLAGAGLTTALAGCAARPPRAAHEFEPLADTALDTEAFAQFQGGLRNHGYVEATVPDAVTVDWSLPVNRGDHTAAKSTPVATPDGDVLVAADTGDLRRVTPDGEVVWRSSVDPTTRGIHGTPAVANGSAYVGAYDGALYAFDLETGRRQWRAELGDAIGSSPVYYNGYCYIAVEYYDPSGSVAAVDARTGDVAWYDGRPTNHPHSTIGIDREAGRLVVGANDGVCYGWTFPEMERAWTFETDGEIKGPVALTDGLAVFGSWDDTVYAVALDDGREVWTFEPGSDVMTGPAIAPDGTVYVGSHDSRIYALDGTNGEERWQFDTDGYVIGSLTATPDTVLAGSWDGTMYAVDADTGRARWLANGHGHATSAVLVREDALYYAERATEDRPGNCYRLVPA
- a CDS encoding pyridoxamine 5'-phosphate oxidase family protein: MSVPDAVADRIAGVALPANLATSVNDRPHVAPVWYDYADGHLHILTGGQKLDNVRANPRVAAAIEHTDGEHWLVTLRGTATVVADEDRTEAVARRIFETYTGDPEAAAYRTEDGDPEGSLVDVRIGSASLRTF
- a CDS encoding sodium:calcium antiporter encodes the protein MVLGGVVPDTPLANVAVIVVATAFVWVGSGWLESAAENLSRHYGLPAVVQGSLVVAVGSSFPELASVVFTALAGVFDMGVGAIVGSAIFNVLVIPALAGIMTDDAVEANRTLVYKEAQFYMIAVSALLITFALAVIYFPTEGESLRGTITRPLALIPVLLYGLYVFIQWQDVSDYESDDVGTVDVRREWLKLLGGLAVILVAVEQLVGAVESLTGTFGIPVFLAGAVVVAAATSLPDTLISVRAARTGKSVTSLGNVLGSNTFDLLVAVPVGVLIAGSVAVDFAVAAPMMGVLTVATILLFTVLRTDLSMSSAESYVLLAAYAVFVAWVGAEAAGLTSVLRGG
- a CDS encoding quinone oxidoreductase family protein; amino-acid sequence: MRAVRYHDAGGPDELTLEEIPRPDPGPGDVLVDVRAASVNPVDAKYHEWGVPTMPKTTGSDLAGVVDAVGEDVDAFAEGDRVFATGLHVDRFSGGSFADSAAVPTDLLATLPDGVSFEAGAAVALAGVTAWRAFVDHAGLEPGSTAFVHGGNGGVGHVAVGLADALGATPVATARPEHHDVVRTFGAETVLDYTRDDLLAAAREATGGADAVLDHRPGDYYEFDAEVSAYGGHVVVIAGTEAALSDAGAARSKELALHMMSMSNLAARPDTPNIGPILARLGRLLADGRLDVTVDRTYSLEEAADAHRAVMEESIVGKIVVVP
- a CDS encoding CBS domain-containing protein, producing MDETRVGDLMTSPMLTIGMDDNAADVGHAMREQGIKSVVAIDEDCSPTGIVTSTDFVAMAADDRRPSETPVGEYATTDVVTVDADDPVSGVAARMRENDINHLPVMDDGQVAGILTTTDLTEWFADPPQATGD
- a CDS encoding enoyl-CoA hydratase/isomerase family protein, coding for MYEDVQYEVADGIATITIDRPDVLNAFRGETLLELNEALRDAREDDSVYVIVLTGADGAFCAGADVTEMPDWGDQPKEEYAGYLWTVQNVVRQLRETSKPSIAAVPGPAIGAGCDFALACDMRVVGPEGLFREGFVRVGLVPGDGGAWLLPRLIGESAAKKYLLTGRDIDPADAVELGLAVEEAENPLAAATDLAEELLALPATAVRRTNDLVDSERGFEDYCERAIAYQWECVTDPEHHEAVAAFNENRDPEYDRDY